The nucleotide sequence GGTTCGGCAGACCCTCCGGTCCGCCGGGCCCGCCGATCAGCAGGTTGAGCTCCATGTCCATCAGGCCCGGCAGCAGAGTGACATCGCCCAGGTTGATCTCGGTCGCCGAATCAGGAAGCGGATCAACGGGATTGACGGCGCTGATGCGCTCGTCCTCAATCAGCAGGACGGCCGGGGAACGGACCTCGCCGGCGTCGACGTCGGCCCAGCGGTCGGCCCGCAGGACGATGGTCACGGGACGGGTTCGGAGATGCAGTCCATGGTGGAGGCGCCCGAATCGGGTACCCGCGGTTGTTTCCAGCATTCCACCGGGAACGAGACCATGATCATGGAGTACAGCAGGTGCATCAGGTTGGTGACGTCCTCGGGCAGGTCGTCGAGGGGGAACTTGTCGCAGTACGCGATGGCCTCTTCGGCGCGCGGCGTGATGGCGTCGTAGAAGGCCTGCATCTGCGCCATCGAGCTGGCCAGTCGCTTGGCGTAGCGCTGTGGCTCGCTGTCCAGGCACCAGTCGGAAAATGGTTCCAGGTCGGCGAATTCGGTTGGCAGCTTGGCGGTCACCGCTACACCCCGACCGGGTTCTGCTTGCGCTGGTAGTCGGCGATCCAGTTGGCGGTTTCCTTGTGCAGGTGACGGATCAGGATCTCCTGATCGTTGAGCAGGAATTCGCGCACCACGCCCGATTCGACCATGCTCTGGGTGGCCTCCAGCGTGTTGGCGTCCTGCAGTCCGTATTCCTTGAACGTCACCGCGGCGAGTTCCTGGGCGATCCGTTCGCGCGGCGTCTTCGGCTCGGGGAAATACAGGGTGCCCTCGAACACGTGCGAATTGAACGACGTCGGCCAGTAGTGGTAGGTCAAATACCAGCCCTGGCCCCAGATCAGGATGACGAAGTTGGGGAACAGCTGAAACGAGTCCAACCCCCACGGGTTGCACTTGGCGGGGTTGAGGCCGGGGGGCATCTCCCCGAGATCGGGCTGCTTCCACGGTCCGAACAATCCGCTTTGGCAGATCTCGTCGATCGGCTTGCGCATGTCCGGATCCATTTCCCAGGCCCGCACCCCCGACGTGCTGACCAGTCGGTGCGGCCCGTCGAGGCGGTAGAGCGGTGCCTCGAAACCGGCTTCCGCCGCGGCCTTGGAGTACTTGCTCGGCGACTGGCTCGCGTGCAGCACGGGTGCGTGATAGAACTCCTGGAACGCATCCATGTAGAGCTTCCAGTTGGCCTTGACCTCGGAGCGGTAGTACCACCGCGAGGTCAGCTGCCCGAACGGGTATCCCGCCAGATCGGTGATCATCGGCCCGAGGAATTCCCGCAGCGACTGCTCCGGTTCCCCGTTGTTTAGCGAGGCGAAGTTGACGAAGATGAAGCCTTCCCACACGTCGCAGTGCACCGGCACCAGCCCG is from Mycobacterium conspicuum and encodes:
- a CDS encoding aromatic ring-hydroxylating oxygenase subunit alpha; the encoded protein is MARFPKPPEGSWTQHYPELGTQPVSYEDSISPEIYELERAAIFKRAWLNVGRVESIPRKGSYFTKEIAAANTSIIVVRNSAGEVNAFHNICRHRGNKLVWNDMPLEETSGVCRQFTCKYHAWRYDLDGNLTFVQQEGEFFDLDKSRYGLVPVHCDVWEGFIFVNFASLNNGEPEQSLREFLGPMITDLAGYPFGQLTSRWYYRSEVKANWKLYMDAFQEFYHAPVLHASQSPSKYSKAAAEAGFEAPLYRLDGPHRLVSTSGVRAWEMDPDMRKPIDEICQSGLFGPWKQPDLGEMPPGLNPAKCNPWGLDSFQLFPNFVILIWGQGWYLTYHYWPTSFNSHVFEGTLYFPEPKTPRERIAQELAAVTFKEYGLQDANTLEATQSMVESGVVREFLLNDQEILIRHLHKETANWIADYQRKQNPVGV